ctattctaatcaccagtggcgcggtgtcgaaaccggttcctcacagattataagtcgacaggtccaatgaTAATCCCCATTGGTAGGGCCAGAACAGGTGATAGCCATGCTAagaatgcatatatacaaaaatatatttcataaacTGTCGAGTCATATTTCACGggtttcagagcatataacatgattttcaaataaaatttaacatgtctgacccattttactgaatacaaaacatatgtcaaaacttaatcagtttatcaaataatttggaaatcacacttgaagtattaagttacttatctcttctcgcttaactccTACTTCAGGGCCCTAATATGGCTgatctgggcccaagttgggcccacaatgggtatggcccaacagggcccaatGTCTGTTCATGGCCCACAAATGGCCTCTCTTCTTCCCGATTCATCCAaaacagaggaagaagggagcAAGGAGGAAGAAGCGGGGAGCCGGCGAGGTGGCCGGCCTGGGTGGCGGAGGCTGACGCccggtcgacggccagccggccgCAGTGGCAGCCGGCGGTCGGGGTCGAGAACAGCCGAGCATGGTCTCGGTTTGGAGccaaaacaaagggaagaaagcaTGCTATTTGGCATGGAATAAAGGCAAAAGAGGCTTATTGGTGGTCGACAGAGGTGGCGGGAGGGAGTTCTCGGCCACGACTGCTCGATCTAGCGgtcaagcggcggcggcggtggcgctCGGAACCGAGAGGATGTGAATCTCCAAAATAGGGGAAGGCGTATGTGTGATGGTGGTTGATCGGGCGGCACGCCGGCCACTTGAGAagcaagaggagagggaggagaagaagaagggagaggaagaggagaagacagaggagagggaggagggctcgAAGGTGGTCTTAGGAGGAAGGAACAAAGGGGGTTTTGTAGCCCCATCGTAATGGCTCTCCGTCGTGTGAATCGCGGCGGCCGAGTAAAATCCACGGTCGGAATTGGCCGCGGATTGGATGGAGGAGGATGCCGCGGGATGCCCACGACGCCTTTGCCCCGGTGGCACCtgaaggagccggagaggatcgcaatcgcgatcctctgctctggctccttccaaaagaagcatgaggctgaagtcggctggggataacgacttcagccccgtataTCACACCATTGCCATTGGCCACTCTCCATCACCTGCTACCACCTCATCGGACCACCACCTAAGCAAAGATCCATGTGTCATACCCCAAACCTACAGCGCGATAGACGTCGCATGCATGTACAGTGAACCGCATAGGCATGCAAGGCAACGGACCATATCAAAGCAATGACAAATccttaaaatttatttagacATTAATTTATTCAAATAGATCTTACAAAGTTCCAAAAATAACATATgtcaatataaatcaaatattCTAACCAGTCTAACTAAAATGCTAATAATTGAAAGAATCTTAGAAAATCTAACGGACTCCCCAAGTCCCGAATGATCATCTGTCTATGCATTtggttttaaaaaataaagaaaataggatgatgagctacactagcctagtaagcaacataatatcCTAGAGTGGGGTCAAAGCATTCCAGATGTTTAattaaaacacaaaataatgactgagaaataaatcacaaataaacaattttttttaaaaaaatattaagaatttttagaaaaactcTAATACCAGAATTCCAATATTAATAGGCTATGGCCACCTAACTCAGTAGCATGGGTcgcacaaaataacaaaaactATTATTATTAACCATCGGTGGCAACGCTGTCTAAATAGCACAATTCTAATTACCGGTGGTGCGGTATCGAAATCGATTTCTCACAATTTATAAGTTAACAAGGCCAACGAACAATCCCTACTAGCAGAGCCAAATTATActcatgctgagaatacatatatatacaaaatagaTATGATATTATGATTCTTCTAATTCTTCAGCATGCTCTCGTGATGAAATAGTGATGCCCGTCCCACCCTTGGGCATTTGCGGCAGCGAAAGATCACCATCCAAGAACTGCATCACTTGGCGCATGGTTGGTCTTGCTGCAGGCACAGGATGTGAACAAAGCAATCCAATCTTTAAGATCATTTCCACTTCCCCCAGATGGTAATCACCTCCCAGTCTTGCATCTGTAACCTCTAGAATTACTCCATTCCTCCAACTCCTCCACACCCAGTCCACCAAATAAAGCTCCTGTGATTCTTGTTGAATTATTGGCCTCCTTCCACAGACAACCTCAAGTACGAAAACTCCGAAGGCGAAGACATCAGTGCTCGTAGTTGCCCTGCCTGTTTTAGTGAGCTCTGGAGCTATGTAACCGAAAGTTCCCACCACACGAGTGATTTGGGGATCGCTACCATGATCATACAATGTTGATAGTCCAAAGTCTCCCAACTTTCCATTCATTTCACCGTCCAGCAAGACATTGCTTGCTTTTATGTCTCTGTGTACAACAATCTGCTCCCACTCTTCATGCAGGTAGAGCAAACCTGAAGCCACACCTCTGATAATTTTTAGTCTCTGACTCCAGCCAAGTGTCGTTGGGTTGTTTGCGTCGTAGAGGAACTTGTCAAGACTTCCATTGGGCATGAACTCATAGACCAAAAGGACTTCCCCTTTCCTACGGCTATAGCCAAGAAGCTGGACCAAATTGCGGTGACGGAGCTGACTGTTACTCGCAATCTCCCCAACAAACTCCCTCATTCCTTGCTTAGAATCATGAGAAATCCTCTTCACTGCAATTTCAGTTTTAGAGGTGGGCAGCTCGCCTTTGTAAACTCTTCCAAAACCGCCAACTCCCAAAAGATTTTTCTCGGGAAAGCCTTTGGTAGCCTTGAATAGTTCTTTATATGAGAATCTATGAGTTCTATTTTCTAGCTCCCACTCTTCAAGAACCTCAGCATATCTTGCCTTTCTTCTTATTATGTAAGCAATACTGCAGGCGGTTATAGTTATGAACACCACTACTCCTAAGGACAGCCAAATTATCAAAGATGTTAGGTTTCTTCTATGCTTTTtcaaaggaagtgaaggaaggctggacAGGTTGAGGGCATCCGCTTGCCCATTCATCTTAAAGCTCCAACCCAGAACATAATGGGATGTTAGAATGGAACCCGTAGAAGAAGAGAAGCCAATATACATGGTGTCTAAAATTACCGAGGAGAGATTAATGAAAGAAGACAGCAATGGATGGCTTGGTTTGGGCACACTGATGGGGGATATTGTTACATTTAGCTTCTTCTCTGGATTGCTATAATCTACCCACACCTGCATAGGTTCCCCGCTTATAAGGCTGAGGTTCTTAAACTTGCCAATTTTCTCAATGAAATATGATGCCGGCGCGGCGTTTCTCGACCTCAATCCATTGACATCAATTCCGACATGGTTGTTGTCAATATCTCCAATGTCCATATTTTGGATGGTGTCTAGCTCAACGGCAAGGACATGATTTGATGACTTGCCATTATTGGTAGCGTTGAAGAGACCAAGGTATTCTTTGGGCAAAGCCCCAGGGAGCCCCCTGGTTGGAGAGAGCACAAATGCAAGTCCGTGGCCACTCACATCTGGATATTCCGTGAGTACTGCAAAAACAAAGCAAGTAGAGAAAGAGTAAACATTACCATCTGAGGTGTTCTTGAAATGCAGTGGCACTTTGTGGATTGCATGTCCTTGCTGGTTCGTTGTAGTGTTGGTTAATCTCAGAAGGCCATTGGGTGTGATCTCTGCTATGCCATCAAGGTACAAGTCACTCCTTTGGAATCCATTGTACGTGAATTCATCATATTTGGTTGCTGAGATTCCTGTAAGCAGATATACCATCAAAAGTAAGGATAGTTTTCTCTCCATTTGGAGAAGGATGGGGATTTTCTTTTTGAGCAATTCAGTGGTTATTGGCCGCATATCATGATGTGCAACCATGGACCTGTTCAAACTTGGCGTCCATCAAACAGCAGGAGCTAATTAATTATGGGAGGTAGACATCTCATTGAAGAGTAGCAGTCCTTGGGTAGTACATCCATCGACATCCCATTTAATGTTGAAGGATTGTTCAGGTTACCGCAGCAGCAGACAAGACTTGTTTGCACAAAGGCCACACAAGTTCTTATGGATGAAAATGCTAAACCTACTCCTGGGTCTTTCTTTGATATTTCTGAAAGCTAAGAAACGTAAGAGATCTAAAAATATGTCATGATACTTATTTTCCCAAAGAAGAGACCTCAGTTCATACACTGGAATcagatttttgtttttgaattttaaatgcaAGGCTGATATTGTACCACTTGCTAACTTCTCCACTATagaagaactttatttttacttttcctTTTTGAACTAGGATGGATAGAACCCTGGGTTGACATCAGGGTGAGGTTGGGATCAAACCTTGGTCTCTTGTGTCAATGTGGCAAGAGTCTTTACAAGTTCCAACCTATAAGAAGCTTTAACTCGTATCAGGTTTTTAATCGGACTATCTTTCAAAGATTACCATTCATTTTTGTCATGTAACAATGGAAAAATGCAAACTTTCACATGTCAGTCTCTCTTGGCCCGCCGCAGGAATGTCACTTTAAAACACTCTGACAAAATGGGCGATCATTACATTCATTGACTCCATAATTCATGAAAATGAGTGTGATAAGATCTTCATTTATTCCTTATATATAGTTCATTTCGATGAATGCTGCCGCAAGTAATTTAGCATGTAACTATTTTTCAGGCAATTGCTAAAGATCTTGTGGTAAGAGCTGGACTGTCCAAGGCCCTAAATGATAAGAGTCTGTTACCTGTTCTATAGGTAAGTGCGTATTGTTAATCCTTGGAACTAGATTCCTTGAAAATGAACCGAAGAATATGACCATTCAATGTGATTTAGGCAGAATAAGGAGAACTATCATTTTACTCCCTTTTTTCTCTCATCTAGCAGGCTACCCTCaaaaaatttttcttctattGCCGATCTTTGGAATCTATGTAATATAACTtcgatttttttaaatttttcagaAGACGCTAATCTTTTCATGAAGACTTGGAATGGAAAAGACTTATGGTAACTGTAAACCTAATTCAGCTGATAGATATCCATGACAAACCATTTGGGAAGATGGAGAGCTCAACCCCAGGTGCTAAAGCATGAATGTTTTGCACCCTGGTTTCTTCATTGACTCCTGTAAATTTCTAAAGCAGGAGGGACTTTATCTGCCCTGCCTACTCTGCCTTGTGGAAGTCTTTAGCTAATGTTGTGGTGAGTGGGAGGACGAGAAAGAAGAACATGTTCTTTGGAAAAGCATGACTTTGGTCCAACTTTGCTTGCCTTCTGCAATATGAGAGATTCCTTCGCTGGTTATGATATTAGTAACATAGAAGTGCCATTGGTTTCCCGTGCCTACCCACTTCATGAACCATAAAGGCTTGGAAActtgggagaggaagagagagtaaTGAAGGGCCCATGTGATGGCTAGAAGTCTTTTCTGATGCACCAACGACTAGAAGTCTTTGCTTGCAAATATAGTTGTCACTTGGAAAGTTCAGAGAGGACAGAAAGTAGTGAGGGGTCATGCAACAATTAGAAGTATCGTATCTTTTGGGACAGGGCAATTGATAGTATTATATTTTCAGCATGTGCGAGGCAATGATAGTATCATAGTTCTaacctgtgatggggcaatcgatagtatcacattttcaaccTACGACGAAGCAatcaatagtatcacatttccatcctgtgatggaaaaaaaaaatttattgctttTTTTGATGATAGAAAAAATTTTCCCATTCCATAGGATCATTCGGGATAAAAAACCCTGGAGAAGGACGAGTGAAAAACTGAAGTACGTTAAGGTTTCTTTATCTCTATCTATTCCAGTAGCAGCAGCAGAAAGAAAGTTCGGGCGGTAAGCAAAAAGGGGGCTCCCTTGCCTTAGAAAggtagtatcacattttcagtcgGTGACGAGGCAATCGATAATAGCAAGATAAGTCCAAAGCTCCGGTTCAAATCATCAAGTTCACATCCacgcatcattttttttttatttctgacTTTGGACTAACTACGGTTACATTTCCAGCCCGTAATGAGGCAATCATTATAACATTGTTTGTCCAAAGCACCACATCCATTTGTCCGATTATGCAAGTGTAAGTTATGCTCATATGTGTATCCATCAGACCATCAATCACAAGCCTATTTgatcaaaatacaatttaaTACAGAAACCATCATAAAACTATTATTACTTCTTGCTTATCTTGATCATTAGTATATTATACATATATAGgtacaaaaatatttatatcatgcagTTCGGTATATAAAGATACTTACCTCTTTTCTAATAATTCAAACAGACTACCGTGATCTATAAACCGGAGTCCACTGAACCCTGCTCAATATTCTCTTGCACACAAGATTGTTTTTCTATAGAACCAAATCAACATCAAAAATTATCTGAAGTATCCGACATCCCAAAACCCTCTACCGATCTACTAAAAGGGCCCACCATCACGTAGTAACCTAGGACTACCCTCTGAGTCCCTTTAACCAAGAGAAGaaacagaaagagagagaaactagagtATAAAATCTATGAAAATATATTCATATAGGAAGACAAACGAGGCCGGCTAGATGTTAATGCCCAATTGTTTGAATTAGTCAGTACAGTGTAACTCAATCCATCTAATCAAGAATCATATATCAAATCAAGGGAATAGATCAGCGGTTATCAATTATAGGTCCAATGGTGACTGATAACAATCGGGTGTAGGATAGATATTGTCAACTAGTTAGCAGAGTCTGACAATTTGGGTTAGTCTGCTCTGGCCAATCCAACTAGTGAAATCGTGAAACAAGAATCAGACTATGATACAGATAATACAATAGACATTCATAATAATAGAGTCTAATGGTACTCTACGATGGTTAGGATAAGGCTAGCGTGACAGGTTGTCGCAGCGACATTGGTCTAAAACCCTCTACTAAGGTCAACCCAGATCCACAATGAGAATATTTAGGACCCTCCTACTAGGGTACAGAGTATCCCGATTAGAACCTTCTTGTACAAATCACTCTTTCTCTTCAAAATCAAActcaattatcaaaaaaaaaaaaatgaaatagtgGACTAATATCCTAGACCGCCTATTGACGTCCACCAGGGTTCAACACCAAGTCCTCCGAGTCCCTTCTACCACCTACTCAAGTCAAATAGAAAAAGAgacaagagagagaaacaattcaagtagagagagaaataagagagagaaagcaccaacaagagaagagaaagaaactagagagaggagagagaaagacaagaaaagaaaagagaaccgGAAGGctctccccccccctctctctctctctctttcttccttcttcccaaaGGAAAGATGCTTGACGATAGTAACGGCCCGTGGCTGGCAAACCCAGTGATCGACGGCCAAGGCGGTGCCGATAGCGCCAtggtagaaaaaaagaaaaaaaataagggagtcttGTTTAGCACCAATCCGGCGGGTAGCCGGCCGGATTCAAGGGGAACGGTGGCCCAATGACCagaggaagaaaggagaaggaggcAAAGAGCTCTCACCTCGGTCCGGAGAAGCTTCTGGTGAGGTTTCCGACGAAGATTCAAGGAGAAGGCTCGAAGAAATAACTTAGAATCGACAGTGATTCGTGGCGATTTATGTGGTGGAAATTTaaggagaaggagagttatATAGGCAAGATCCTAGAGTTCGAATTGAACTCGGATCGCCTCATGGGAGtccccaactccaccggatttAGGGGAGGAAAAAGACTCCCTGTTGGGGTCTTCTTTCATGTTTCTCCCATGGCCGAGCATGGGTCAACCTTGGGCCTGGCCTATTCATGCCGACCCACAAGCCCACAGGCAGGGCTAGTTTGGGTCGGGCTGGGCCTGAACACTTCGGGATGTCCCACAAGCTCAAAGATCGAGTTAATACACCTATATCACCAGAATCCACCACCGCAGTCGAGAGCCGTTGCCACTATAGCTCGTCGGAGAGCTTCTTCCCCCCTCTTGCTTCTTCCTTGGTTGAAAAGTTGCCATCGAGGCAGCCAGGGGCGCTgctcctcttctcttcccttctctattTTTTGCCATGCGACCCATTTCCACCAGCCGCTGCTGCTTCTAGCTAGCCGTTGACCCCCCTGCCATGACGATTAGGCAGCCACCACCCCTCCTCagtctcctctcttccttctcctctgcattcatcttcttcttcttcaaattTCTCCCCATTTCTCCCTATTTTCTCTCATTtattacttttaaaaaaaaaacaacacccATCCCTTGATGTGATCTTATCTCTTTAGATCAGGCCCACAATCCGACTAGAGCTAAACCTTTTCCCTAATGGTCTCCCTAGACTACCCAGGCCAGGCCCGTGATTAGGATTAGACAGAGcttctctctctttattttaatcttcttatttctctctctcaatTGAAGGCAAACGATATTAATATCATGTTGATTAGAGACTTCAACCCTTGAGGAGATCGAGACTAGGGATCATTCCACATGTTGGAAGCTATGGTTAGCACTGTTAGAAGGATTTTCGGatgtaattgaattaggattgtaAGGTACCTCAATCCCTAGTTTTTAATCATGATCCAATTTgtattatttgaaaattaatctATTGCTATTatattttgctgaaattaagtATTATTTGCATGCTGCAtgaaattgatttttaaaatattggATCAAGTATGATATGAATTACCTGGGCATATATCATTTTTATTGCATCGATAAATGTGTTGATAATCATATGTGTTCTAATTTTGCTACTCTCTAGTCTGACTGTGATCACATGAACTTAAGATCTAGTCTCTTTTTGGCCCTTCATTGGGGTGATCACTGGAGCATGTAGGCTGATAGCATGTTGTAGTCAGAAACTAGTTTTTTTTCGGGCCTAGCTAGTCAGGGTTGATCTCTAGCACATGCTGATGTAAGCATGTTCACTGTGTGATTCAGAGCTAGTTTTCTTCTAGGCCTCTAGTGGGGTGATCACTGGCATATGATCGATAGATAGCATATTGTAGTCAGGATCTAGTCTCTTTTGGAGCTTGCCATGGGCCGATCATGACTATATTTGCTAGGACTAGGAGAGTGAGAATGGATGTTCCATCCTTGGTTGTTTTGGAGAAATTAGTTTTAGCAAAATGTATtatattttgaaatatatgtCGATTGATATGTTACATTTCATGTATTCTTCGACATGttgttatttataaaaaatcatgcaaactttaaaaaaaaaaattcttgcacGATAATTTGATCTTACTAGAGGTTTTGGCAACTTACTAGGCTGTgaagctcattatctctcttttatttttattttcagatgcaGCCAAAAAGATGGGGCTTGGGATCAAGCAGTGAGAAGCTTAGGGTAGTGTTCTTAGAATAATTTGATTATTAGTGATTGTGGAGTATTCTTTGGAGTAAACAAATTAGCTTATTTATTTCTTACATAGTCTAAGTTGGAATGATATGAGTATTAATCAAAAGGCAAGCCTTGCATGATCTCTAGGGTATTGCTCTAGGGTTCAGCGACCGTGACCTAGTAATGGGTTGAGGGTGTGACAGAAGCAAAATTAGAGCTTAGGTTCAAGATCCTAGTGTTTTGATTAGTAGTGAGTGTGGGATAGAATTTTAGGATTTGACTAGATAAGCATAGAAGATTTACACAATTATAGTCCTATTCAAGCGTACAAGCCTAGTTCAAGGAGGAATGCTATGAGGGTTAAGAAATTGATATATCGAGATATATTTTGAGTAATGTGAATGAGTATTCTGTTAGTCTTGATATTATTTGGAAATCTAATCTTGATATGAACATAGAATGTGATAGCAAATTCAATTTTATTGAAAGTTATTTGGGAATACAAAAAAAAGTAGGATTATTACTAAAAGGatgaaataattaataatatcatgaagaaattttttatGATGTTTTGAGTAGATCCTCTAAGTTAAAGTATACTCTAGCAGATGTATAAGGTCATGTATGTTGACAATATTacaaatagaaatatttttattattggtGGAATTGATCTCATTGTCTAATCATAGAGCCTATGTCTTGGTGGAGTTTCTAATAAATCTTTGATCGAGATTACTAGATTTTTGTGaagtcaaaataaaaaaagcaaAATCAAGTTAATGATCTGATCATGGATCTTGTACTGCGCTTGATGAAATGCTAGTGAAATTTTATGTTAGTTATTAAAAAAAGTGAAAGGCTTAAATGAGTTTAACCTAGAAGAAAAGATTTTGAGAGGGTAGAATTTGCTCATGAGTAAGTTAATTTAGGGATCTTTTAATTCATTGGAGCATAGTATTCTTGAGAAAGAGAGATCAATTTCAATTATCTAATTGAATTGTCAAGAAATTCTAGACTTGGCTTAGCTCAAAACAGATCTAGAGTATGATAATTTGATCATATAATGGTACAAATATTGCAATTACCTTGAGGGTTAATCATGATCTAATGTACTTGGAAAGTaaggataaaatttttttatttttaaaaaataatttaggatcattaagaaattttggagaatTTTGATAAGAGTTGTGCAGCAAAAGTATGGTGAACTGAGTCATTTTAAATtagtcaaaaaaaataattctgatTTGAAATATGTTATGATGGAAGACTTGATTTTTCAATAAAGAAGGCTTCTATTAAGGAATGGAGAATACTGTTGATTCTTAGGCTAATCATGATGTGGCTATGTTATTCTATTTGGTAGATTCTTCTATGGTGGACTGTGCTAAGGAAGATTTTGGGCATCTTAAGTCTAGGGCTAGTTGACTATTAGCCAAACTTAGTCTAATTTGTTAATGTCAAATTCTAAGTTTCATTACATATGGGCTACTTAATTAGAAAATTCATTATGATCTCAATTCCAATATAGGAATCATGATATCAATACTTTGCCTTTTCGGACTTTCTCTTATGATTTGATGCCAATCAttttcataattatgatagACTATTGTTGTCTAAAGCCCATCACTATATACTCGTTTTTGTGAATCATCTTCACAACCATCTATTAATTTGACTCTATTTAAGGTTGCTCATCATCTTTTTGTGGGAATGAAAGCTCTATTGTAATGGTTCCATTGAATCCATTTGAATTCAATCCCCATTCCAAATACAATTAATTTTAATTGATCTTGTTGTGAATTGATCCTAATTTGATCTGGAGTGCATTCACATCAAGATGAAGATCTCTAATCATAGTTAGTCACTTATCTAATGctaattgttgcccagatagacaacccaagagggggggtgaattgggttttaaaatagtttagcaattaaaacgttgtggatgactaattaatgctttaccaagatgattaattaattgctatgtgctgtgaatgaaatgagagtaaaagaaagagacaaacaatcacaaacacaaggcttttatagtggttcggagctaacccttgctcctacgtccactccccaagtctcacttgggaattcactataacccctcggattacagccggttgttttacaagctcacaaccaaacttgttgttttacgagctcacaacgaactcgatcggtttttcttggctcaccgactagaaccaccccgattgtttttccgggatcacaatcgaacccttacacgttggttttacactcggctcaccaaccaacctctacacccttgattcaatcctccgattgaaccaagcaaagacaatatggaaagaataagaaacaaacagaaaaactgagcttcttaaaaagcagatttgctacaatataaactagagagaagttaagagccctcaaacacttttgagttggagtagagtagggcttcttgaactttgagtctcctctggaatgtctggtcgacttgaatgcaggaggaggcttctttaaaatgctgggaagaggaagttggatggagtta
The DNA window shown above is from Phoenix dactylifera cultivar Barhee BC4 unplaced genomic scaffold, palm_55x_up_171113_PBpolish2nd_filt_p 000563F, whole genome shotgun sequence and carries:
- the LOC120106543 gene encoding L-type lectin-domain containing receptor kinase IV.2-like yields the protein MVAHHDMRPITTELLKKKIPILLQMERKLSLLLMVYLLTGISATKYDEFTYNGFQRSDLYLDGIAEITPNGLLRLTNTTTNQQGHAIHKVPLHFKNTSDGNVYSFSTCFVFAVLTEYPDVSGHGLAFVLSPTRGLPGALPKEYLGLFNATNNGKSSNHVLAVELDTIQNMDIGDIDNNHVGIDVNGLRSRNAAPASYFIEKIGKFKNLSLISGEPMQVWVDYSNPEKKLNVTISPISVPKPSHPLLSSFINLSSVILDTMYIGFSSSTGSILTSHYVLGWSFKMNGQADALNLSSLPSLPLKKHRRNLTSLIIWLSLGVVVFITITACSIAYIIRRKARYAEVLEEWELENRTHRFSYKELFKATKGFPEKNLLGVGGFGRVYKGELPTSKTEIAVKRISHDSKQGMREFVGEIASNSQLRHRNLVQLLGYSRRKGEVLLVYEFMPNGSLDKFLYDANNPTTLGWSQRLKIIRGVASGLLYLHEEWEQIVVHRDIKASNVLLDGEMNGKLGDFGLSTLYDHGSDPQITRVVGTFGYIAPELTKTGRATTSTDVFAFGVFVLEVVCGRRPIIQQESQELYLVDWVWRSWRNGVILEVTDARLGGDYHLGEVEMILKIGLLCSHPVPAARPTMRQVMQFLDGDLSLPQMPKGGTGITISSREHAEELEES